From a region of the Ovis aries strain OAR_USU_Benz2616 breed Rambouillet chromosome 2, ARS-UI_Ramb_v3.0, whole genome shotgun sequence genome:
- the LOC101117831 gene encoding intestinal-type alkaline phosphatase has translation MQGACVLLLLGLQLQLSFGIIPVEEEDPAFWNRQAAQALDVAKKLQPIQTAAKNVILFLGDGMGVPTVTATRILKGQMNGKLGPETPLAMDQFPYVALSKTYNVDRQVPDSAGTATAYLCGVKGNYKTIGVSAAARYNQCNTTSGNEVTSVMNRAKKAGKSVGVVTTSRVQHASPAGAYAHTVNRNWYSDADLPADAQTYGCQDIATQLVYNMDIDVILGGGRKYMFPEGTPDPEYPNDVNQTGVRKDKRNLVQEWQAKHQGAQYVWNRTALLQAASDSTVTHLMGLFEPADMKYNVQQDHTKDPTLEEMTEAALQVLSRNPQGFYLFVEGGRIDHGHHEGKAYMALTDTVMFDNAIAKANELTSELDTLILATADHSHVFSFGGYTLRGTSIFGLAPSKASDSKSYTSILYGNGPGYALGGGSRPDVNDSTSEDPSYRQQAAVPLSSESHGGEDVAVFARGPQAHLVHGVQEETFVAHLMAFAGCVEPYTDCNLPDPAGVSDAAHLAASQPLLALLAGAMLLLLAPTLY, from the exons ATGCAGGGGGCCTGCGTGCTGCTGCTCCTGGGCCTGCAGCTACAACTCTCCTTTGGCATCATCCCAG TCGAGGAGGAAGACCCCGCCTTCTGGAACCGCCAGGCAGCCCAGGCCCTCGATGTGGCTAAGAAGCTGCAGCCCATCCAGACAGCCGCCAAGAATGTCATCCTCTTCTTGGGGGATG GGATGGGAGTGCCTACGGTGACAGCCACTCGGATTCTAAAGGGACAGATGAATGGCAAGCTGGGACCTGAGACACCCCTGGCCATGGACCAGTTCCCATATGTGGCTCTGTCCAAG ACATACAACGTGGACAGACAGGTGCCAGACAGCGCAGGCACGGCCACCGCCTACCTGTGTGGGGTCAAGGGCAACTATAAGACCATTGGTGTAAGTGCAGCCGCCCGCTACAACCAGTGCAACACGACAAGTGGGAACGAGGTCACATCTGTGATGAACCGGGCCAAGAAAGCAG GCAAGTCAGTGGGAGTGGTGACCACCTCCAGGGTGCAGCACGCCTCCCCAGCCGGGGCCTACGCGCACACGGTGAACCGAAACTGGTACTCAGACGCCGACCTGCCTGCCGATGCCCAGACGTATGGCTGCCAGGACATCGCCACTCAGCTGGTCTACAACATGGACATTGAC GTGATTCTGGGTGGAGGCCGAAAATACATGTTTCCTGAGGGCACCCCAGACCCTGAATACCCAAATGATGTTAATCAGACCGGAGTCCGGAAGGACAAGCGGAATCTGGTGCAGGAGTGGCAGGCCAAGCACCAG GGAGCCCAGTATGTGTGGAACCGCACAGCGCTCCTTCAGGCAGCCAGTGACTCCACTGTAACACACCTCATGG GCCTCTTTGAGCCGGCAGACATGAAGTATAATGTTCAGCAAGACCACACCAAAGACCCGACCCTGGAGGAGATGACGGAGGCAGCCTTACAAGTGCTGAGCAGGAACCCCCAGGGCTTCTACCTCTTTGTGGAGG GAGGCCGCATTGACCACGGTCACCATGAAGGCAAAGCTTATATGGCCCTGACTGATACAGTCATGTTTGACAATGCCATCGCCAAGGCTAACGAGCTCACTAGTGAACTGGACACGCTGATCCTTGCCACTGCAGACCATTCCCATGTCTTCTCTTTTGGTGGCTACACACTGCGTGGGACCTCCATTTTCG GTCTGGCCCCCAGCAAGGCCTCAGACAGCAAGTCCTACACCTCCATCCTCTACGGCAATGGCCCTGGCTATGCACTTGGCGGGGGCTCGAGGCCTGATGTTAATGACAGCACAAGCG AGGACCCCTCGTACCGGCAGCAGGCCGCTGTGCCCTTGTCTAGTGAGTCCCACGGGGGCGAAGACGTGGCAGTGTTTGCACGCGGCCCTCAGGCGCACCTGGTGCACGGCGTGCAGGAGGAGACCTTCGTGGCGCACCTCATGGCCTTTGCGGGCTGCGTGGAGCCCTACACCGACTGCAATCTGCCGGACCCCGCTGGCGTCTCCGACGCCGCACACCTGGCAGCCAGCCAGCCTTTACTGGCTCTGTTGGCCGGggcgatgctgctgctgctggctccCACCTTGTACTAA
- the LOC101109677 gene encoding intestinal-type alkaline phosphatase, with protein MQGACVLLLLGLWLQLSLGLIPVEEKDPAFWNRQAAQALDVAKKLQPIQRAAKNVILFLGDGMGVSTVTATRILKGQMAGKPGPETPLAMDQFPYLALSKTYNVDRQVPDSAGTATAYLCGVKGNYRTIGVSAAARYNQCNTTYGNEVTSVMNRAKKAGKSVGVVTTTRVQHASPAGAYAHTVNRNWYSDADLSSDAQRNGCQDIAKQLVYNMDIDVILGGGRKYMFSEGTPDPEYPDNVSQNGVRKDKRNLVQEWQAKHQGAQYVWNRTALLQAASDSNVTHLMGLFEPADMKYNVQQDHTKDPTLEEMTEAALQVLSRNPQGFYLFVEGGRIDHGHHDSKAYMALTEAVMFDNAIAKANELTSELDTLILVTADHSHVFSFGGYTLRGTSIFGLAPSKALDSKSYTSILYGNGPGYALGGGSRPDVNDSTSEDPSYRQQTAVPLSSETHGGEDVAVFARGPQAHLMHGVQEETFVAHLMAFAGCLEPYTNCSLLASAGVSDAAHLAASPPSLALLAGAMLLLLAPTLY; from the exons ATGCAGGGGgcctgtgtgctgctgctgctgggcctgTGGCTACAGCTCTCCCTCGGCCTCATCCCAG TCGAGGAGAAAGACCCTGCCTTCTGGAACCGCCAGGCAGCCCAGGCCCTCGATGTGGCTAAGAAACTGCAGCCCATCCAGAGAGCCGCCAAGAATGTCATCCTCTTCTTGGGGGACG GGATGGGGGTTTCCACGGTGACAGCCACTCGGATCCTAAAGGGGCAGATGGCTGGCAAGCCAGGACCTGAGACACCCCTGGCCATGGACCAGTTCCCATACCTGGCTCTGTCCAAG ACATACAACGTGGACAGACAAGTGCCAGACAGTGCAGGCACGGCCACCGCCTACCTGTGTGGGGTCAAGGGCAACTACAGAACCATTGGTGTAAGTGCAGCCGCCCGCTACAACCAGTGCAACACGACATATGGGAATGAGGTCACATCTGTGATGAACCGGGCCAAGAAAGCAG GCAAGTCAGTGGGAGTGGTGACCACCACCAGGGTGCAGCACGCCTCCCCAGCCGGGGCCTACGCGCACACGGTGAACCGAAACTGGTACTCAGATGCCGACCTGTCTTCCGATGCCCAGAGGAATGGCTGCCAGGACATCGCCAAACAGCTGGTCTACAACATGGACATTGAC GTAATCCTGGGTGGAGGCCGAAAATACATGTTTTCTGAGGGGACACCAGACCCTGAGTACCCAGATAATGTCTCTCAGAACGGAGTCCGGAAGGACAAGCGGAATCTGGTGCAGGAGTGGCAGGCCAAGCACCAG GGAGCCCAGTATGTGTGGAACCGCACAGCGCTCCTTCAGGCCGCTAGTGACTCCAATGTAACACACCTCATGG GCCTCTTTGAGCCGGCAGACATGAAGTATAATGTTCAGCAAGACCACACCAAAGACCCGACTCTGGAGGAGATGACGGAGGCAGCCTTACAAGTGCTGAGCAGGAACCCCCAGGGCTTCTACCTCTTTGTGGAGG GAGGCCGCATTGACCACGGTCACCATGATAGCAAAGCTTATATGGCCCTGACCGAGGCGGTCATGTTTGACAATGCCATCGCCAAGGCTAACGAGCTCACTAGCGAACTGGACACACTGATCCTTGTCACTGCAGACCATTCCCATGTCTTCTCTTTTGGTGGCTACACACTGCGTGGGACCTCCATTTTCG GTCTGGCCCCCAGCAAGGCCTTAGACAGCAAGTCCTACACCTCCATCCTCTACGGCAATGGCCCTGGCTATGCACTTGGCGGAGGCTCGAGGCCTGATGTTAATGACAGCACAAGCG AGGACCCCTCGTACCGGCAGCAGACGGCTGTGCCCCTGTCTAGCGAGACCCACGGGGGCGAAGACGTGGCGGTGTTCGCACGCGGCCCTCAGGCGCATCTGATGCACGGCGTGCAGGAGGAGACCTTCGTGGCGCACCTCATGGCCTTTGCGGGCTGCCTGGAGCCCTACACCAACTGCAGTCTGCTGGCCTCTGCCGGCGTCTCCGACGCCGCGCACCTGGCAGCCAGCCCACCTTCACTGGCTCTGTTGGCCGGggcgatgctgctgctgctggctccCACCTTGTACTAA